In Synechococcus sp. PCC 6312, one genomic interval encodes:
- a CDS encoding DUF4079 domain-containing protein, with translation MLLNLADILLLIHPILACTFIFPVIGIVGYLAWQTRQRRLSAPGEAKGKISPQVGREHVAIGNLLAAGVVGITLVALAYGVVFGYQGFLDQAKDGKLRTVQVGFVVVMFILTLVSLGILMRTRAKLWRGVFATLTGLGIGVLGWQPGIFHRNDEWYISHYYFGIVASWLMIFAAAIVQDIYQSKKWRRVHIILNSLALILFILQGVTGTRDLLELPLSWQESVVYSCNFDSKSPEFKTCPK, from the coding sequence ATGCTGCTAAACCTTGCCGATATTCTCCTTTTAATCCACCCAATTTTGGCCTGTACCTTTATCTTTCCGGTGATTGGCATCGTGGGCTATCTGGCCTGGCAAACTCGACAACGGCGGCTCTCTGCTCCGGGGGAAGCTAAGGGGAAAATTTCACCCCAAGTCGGCCGGGAGCATGTGGCCATTGGTAACCTGTTGGCGGCGGGAGTGGTCGGGATTACCCTAGTTGCTTTGGCCTATGGAGTCGTCTTTGGCTATCAAGGATTTTTGGATCAGGCCAAGGATGGCAAACTCAGAACCGTGCAAGTTGGGTTTGTGGTTGTGATGTTTATTCTGACCCTTGTTTCCTTGGGAATTTTGATGAGAACTCGGGCCAAGCTTTGGCGGGGAGTTTTTGCCACCTTAACGGGGTTGGGAATCGGGGTTTTAGGTTGGCAGCCGGGGATTTTTCATCGCAATGATGAGTGGTACATCTCCCATTACTATTTTGGCATTGTCGCCAGTTGGTTGATGATCTTTGCTGCGGCCATTGTTCAGGATATTTACCAGAGTAAGAAATGGCGGCGAGTGCATATCATCTTGAACTCCCTGGCCCTGATTTTGTTTATTCTCCAAGGGGTGACTGGGACGCGGGATTTATTGGAACTTCCCCTGAGTTGGCAAGAATCTGTCGTTTATAGCTGTAACTTTGATTCCAAATCCCCAGAGTTTAAGACCTGTCCTAAGTAG